The DNA region GACGGCGGCAGGCGAGTGAGTCCCGCCCGCCGCTGCTCATCTTACGGCAGCGGGATGTCGAGCTTGCGGGCGAACGAGGCCAGGCTGTCGTCGTGGTCGACCCGCACGCGTTCGAGGGCAAACGGGCGGCTTGCGGGCGTCACAAACCCGGGAATCTCGGTCACGGCCCCGTGATACCCGAGATCTCCGAGAAGCCCCTCGAGCGCGGGCGTGAACCGCCCGGCCGGGTAGGCGAAAAACGCCACCGGCCGGCCGCTCCAGCCGGCGATGATCTGCTTGCTCCGGCTCAGTTCCGTGCGCGCGGCGCCGAGCGACAACTGCGAGAAGTCGATGTGGTGCTGCCCGTGGGATTCGATCGCCATGCCGGCCCGCGCCATCTCCGCGAGCTGTGCCGGGGTCATGTGACCGCGCGTGCCGATGGTCGAGGTGACGACGAAGAACGTCCCGGTCCAGCCGTACTTCTTCAAGATCGGGAACGCGACGCGGTAGTTGTCCTCGTACCCGTCGTCGAACGTGAGCACCACGCCGCGGGCGGGCGGGGTGCGTCCACCCGCCGCCGCCCACACGTCGTCGAGGCTGAGCGGTCGATATCCGGCGTGGCGCAGCAGCTTGATCTGATCTTCGAACGCGGGAGCCATCACGGTCAGGTGCAGCGTCAGCAGATCATGCGACGGCGCGTCGGTGTCGACCATGTGGTACATCAGGACCGGGACGCGCCATCGTCCCCCGGCGGCCGCACCGGCCCACGCCGCCGGGGCGTCCCAGATGGCCGGCGCAGCCCCCACCGTCGCCATCGCGAGAGCGGCGGCGAGCAGCACGAGATGCGCGCGGTTGGCGGCGGTTTGACGGCGCCACATCAGCTGAAGGGAATTCTACCCCGCCGGAACCTCAGCGCGCGCTCAGCCAGGCGACGGGCCGGTTGACGGCGTCGAGGACGGCGCGGACGACGGCATCCCGTGGATCGTCGCGGACGAGCGACGACCCGGTGAGGACGTCCTCCTCCGGACCCAGCCACGCGACGAGCGCCATTGCGATCTGCCGCGCGCCCAGCGGCGCGACGGTCGCGGTTTCCAGCAGGAACAGTCCCTGCGCGCCCAGGTGGGCCTCCACCGCCCGCAGGGTCGCGGCCCCGATCAGCTGCAGGCGGTGCCCGCCCGCGTTCGGGCCGGCGGCCACGCCTTCGACGACGCTCCCCTCATACTCGAGCTGTACCTT from bacterium includes:
- a CDS encoding polysaccharide deacetylase family protein, coding for MWRRQTAANRAHLVLLAAALAMATVGAAPAIWDAPAAWAGAAAGGRWRVPVLMYHMVDTDAPSHDLLTLHLTVMAPAFEDQIKLLRHAGYRPLSLDDVWAAAGGRTPPARGVVLTFDDGYEDNYRVAFPILKKYGWTGTFFVVTSTIGTRGHMTPAQLAEMARAGMAIESHGQHHIDFSQLSLGAARTELSRSKQIIAGWSGRPVAFFAYPAGRFTPALEGLLGDLGYHGAVTEIPGFVTPASRPFALERVRVDHDDSLASFARKLDIPLP